The genomic window CGACGACGGAAGCCCCTTCCCGTGCGAAAACGGCGGCGATGCCTTTGCCGATGCCTCTGCTGGCGCCGGTGACGACGGCGACTTTGCCCTTGAGTTGCATGAGTGTTCCTCTGTCGTTGATCCGATCGGCTCATACCATACCAGGAATGGCATATCGTGCGATATGCCGGGAGGAGGTAGCCGTGTGCGCCAAAGGCCGGTTCTCTTTCATGACTGCGTCTCCATTGCTATAATGTTCAGGCTCAATCTTCTCATGGGGAGTTAGCAGTGACCGCTCCGCTCCGATTCGTCCTCGTCGAAAAGAAGGATTGCATCGCCAAGGTCACGCTGAACCGCCCCGAACGCCTGAACGCACTCGCCCCAGAAGTCGCCGACGATCTAGTCTCCGCCATCACGGACGTCTCCAAGGATGATAGCGTCGGCGTCGTGATCTTCACCGGCGCGGGGAGGGCCTTCTGCTCCGGCGGCGATATCAAGACGCTGGCGGGGGGCGAAGAGAAGAGCGCCTACAGCTCAGAGGCCATCGAAGAGATCCGGCGCGGCTTCGAGCCCGCCCAGGCCGTGATCCTGGGCATCCAGCGCATGGAGAAGCCGACGATCGCGATGGTGAACGGCGCGGCCACCGGCGCGGGGATGGACATCGCCTTCGCCTGTGATATGCGCATCGGCGGCCCGGCAACGCGCTTCGCATCCTCCTACATCAAGATCGGCCTCTTTCCCGGCTGGGGCGGCACGTGGCTCCTGCCGCGCGTCATCGGCCTGGCGAAGGCGGCGGAGATGGTGATGACGGGAGACGCGATCGAGGCGGAAGAGGCCCTGCGCATCGGCGCGCTGAACAAGCTTGTCCCTGCGGAACAGCTGGAGACGGCCGTCATGGAGCTGGCGAAGAGGCTGGCGGCGGGGCCGCCCATTGCCCTGCGGCTGGCGAAGCTGAACCTCTACAAGGGGCTTGAGATTGACCTGGAGACGGCGATGAAGTTCGCCGCGGCCAGCGAGACAATTACCCTCTCATCGCAGGACCACCGCGAAGGGGCGCAGGCGTTCCGCGAGAAGCGCTCGCCGAAGTACACAGGGAGGTAGCCTGGTGAAGAACGACTTTCAGCGCTATAACGCCGGGCTCAAGATCATCACGGGCAACGCCAACCGCCCACTCGCCCAGGCTATCTGCGCCTCCCTCGAGACAGAGTTGACCCCAGCCGACGTGACCCAGTTCGCCAACGAGAATATCTTCGTCAAGATCAAGGAGAACATCCGCCAGCGGGATGTCTTCATCGTCCAGCCGTGGTGCGTGCCGGTGAATACGAGCATCATGGAGATGCTCATCATGATCGATGCGGCCAAGCGCGCCTCCGCAGGGCGCATCACGGCGGTGGTCCCGTACTACGCCTACGGCCGCACGGATAAGAAAGACCAGCCGCGCGTTCCCATCACGGCGCGCCTCCTGGCCGATATGCTCACGACGGCGGGGGCAGACCGCATCCTCACCATGGACCTCCATGCAGGACAGATCCAGGGATTCTTTAATATCCCGGTGGACGAGCTGAGCGCCCTGACCATCCTGTGCGACTACTTCAAGAAGAAGAACCTGAAGGACCTGGTGGTGGTGGCGACGGACATCGGCATCTCCAAGCGGGCGCGCGATATGGCGGAGAAGCTGAGCGTGCCCCTGGCGATCATCGAAAAGCGACGCATCCAGGGCCAGCCGGAGAGCCTCAATGTCATCGGCGAAGTGGAGGGGAAGAACGTCCTCACGTTCGATGATGAGATTGACACGGCAGGATCACTGGTGGCGGCGACACAGGCTCTTCTCAAGCACGGCGCCAAGGCGATCTACTCCTGCGCCACCCACGGCGTTCTCTCAAACCCGGCGGCCGAGCGCATCCGCAGCAGCTCCATCAAAGAGGTGGTGCTGACGGATACTATCCCGGTTCCTGATGCCAAGCGCGACGGCAAGATCGTCGTCCTCTCCGTTGCGCCGCTTTTCGGAGCGGCCATCCGCCGCAT from Chloroflexota bacterium includes these protein-coding regions:
- a CDS encoding ribose-phosphate pyrophosphokinase encodes the protein MKNDFQRYNAGLKIITGNANRPLAQAICASLETELTPADVTQFANENIFVKIKENIRQRDVFIVQPWCVPVNTSIMEMLIMIDAAKRASAGRITAVVPYYAYGRTDKKDQPRVPITARLLADMLTTAGADRILTMDLHAGQIQGFFNIPVDELSALTILCDYFKKKNLKDLVVVATDIGISKRARDMAEKLSVPLAIIEKRRIQGQPESLNVIGEVEGKNVLTFDDEIDTAGSLVAATQALLKHGAKAIYSCATHGVLSNPAAERIRSSSIKEVVLTDTIPVPDAKRDGKIVVLSVAPLFGAAIRRIHEGESVGGLLL